A genomic segment from Juglans regia cultivar Chandler chromosome 14, Walnut 2.0, whole genome shotgun sequence encodes:
- the LOC109011577 gene encoding probable aspartyl protease At4g16563, whose product MAAAPAASSSSSLLCFLSLLLPFSIISSTTTSVQVSHFHETPPPLPYQNLNFLASSSLSRAHHLKDPRTNPPTTTASPLFSHSYGAYSISLSFGTPPQTLYFVFDTGSDFTWFPCTHRYLCKNCSFSSTRSPPLSFIPKLSSSSKILGCLNPKCSWIHRSNFQCKDCKPSSKNCTQICPPYLIFYGSGTTGGISLSETLNLPNRTVHDFLVGCSVFSSEQPAGIAGFGRGPPSFPSQLGLNKFSYCLLSHRFDDTTKSSSLVLDTDPDSGKDHGLSYTPFVKNPQVSQHPALSVYYYLALRQISVGGRRVKIPYKYLTPQPGGNGGTIVDSGTTFTYMSRDVFELVAAEFERQLQEIKYERAVGAEARTGLRPCINVPHRILDGVSLPELRFHFKGGAEMVLPLDNYFAFVRDDGGGASALCLTVVTQGVAGERQLSGGPSIILGNFQMQNFYVEYDLAKDRFGFRRQSCN is encoded by the coding sequence ATGGCTGCTGCTCCTGCagcttcttcttcgtcttcatTGCTCTgcttcctctctctcctcctcccaTTTTCCATCATTTCTTCCACCACCACCAGTGTCCAAGTCTCACATTTCCACGAAACCCCACCTCCACTTCCATACCAAAATCTCAACTTCTTAGCCTCCTCCTCCCTATCCAGAGCCCACCACCTCAAAGATCCCCGAACCAACCCTCCCACCACCACCGCATCCCCCCTCTTCTCCCATAGCTATGGAGCTTACTCCATTTCTCTCAGCTTTGGTACCCCTCCCCAAACCCTCTATTTCGTCTTCGACACCGGCAGCGACTTCACCTGGTTCCCCTGTACTCACCGCTACCTCTGCAAAAATTGCTCCTTCTCCTCCACCAGAAGCCCGCCATTATCTTTCATTCCCAAGCTTTCCTCGTCTTCCAAGATCCTAGGCTGCCTTAACCCCAAGTGCTCTTGGATTCACCGCTCAAACTTCCAATGCAAAGACTgcaaacccagctccaaaaacTGCACCCAGATCTGCCCTCCCTATCTCATCTTCTACGGCTCCGGCACCACCGGAGGTATCTCTCTCTCCGAAACTCTCAACCTCCCCAACCGAACCGTACATGACTTCCTCGTTGGTTGCTCCGTTTTCTCTTCCGAACAACCCGCCGGCATTGCCGGATTCGGCCGCGGTCCACCATCGTTTCCAAGTCAACTGGGtctcaataaattttcttactgCCTTCTCTCTCACCGTTTCGACGACACCACCAAAAGCAGCTCCCTCGTGCTCGACACCGACCCAGACTCCGGAAAGGACCATGGTTTAAGCTACACCCCTTTCGTAAAAAATCCACAAGTCTCTCAACACCCCGCATTGTCGGTTTACTACTACTTGGCCCTCCGGCAAATCAGCGTCGGAGGGCGGCGCGTGAAGATTCCCTACAAGTACCTCACTCCGCAACCTGGTGGCAATGGCGGAACCATCGTCGACTCTGGGACCACCTTCACGTACATGTCACGTGACGTCTTCGAGCTCGTGGCGGCCGAGTTCGAGAGGCAGCTGCAGGAGATCAAGTACGAGAGGGCTGTAGGAGCAGAAGCTCGGACAGGTCTGAGGCCGTGTATAAATGTTCCCCACAGGATATTGGATGGGGTGTCGTTGCCGGAGCTGAGGTTTCACTTCAAGGGTGGGGCCGAGATGGTGTTGCCGCTGGATAATTATTTTGCGTTTGTGAGGGACGACGGCGGCGGGGCATCGGCGCTATGCTTGACGGTAGTGACGCAAGGTGTTGCCGGTGAAAGACAATTGTCGGGCGGGCCCTCCATAATCTTGGGTAATTTCCAGATGCAGAATTTTTACGTGGAGTATGATCTGGCGAAGGACAGGTTTGGGTTCCGGCGACAGTCGTGCAATTAG